In Gemmatimonadota bacterium, the sequence CGGACGCGAGGCGGCTTCCGAGCACGAGGAGCCCCACCGCCAGGCCGTACAGGGCATATGCGCCCGCGCCCCGTTCCCCCAGCCCGGGGCCGAAGACGACGAACAGCCCGAGCAAGGCGGGGAGGAGGAGCACGACGAACGGGTGCCCTTTGGGACCCAGGACGGACTCGGCCGGCCCGCCGTAGGTGCGGTTCAGCCGGAAGTCGGAGAGACGCCAGCGGCGGTCGATCGCGACCGGGAGGCAGATGAGCAAGCGCGCGAGCGCGCTGCGGTGCGCGTTCTTGGTCTGACAGTCCTGCCAATCGTACATGCCGGGCGCCTGCGTGCCTGCGGGTCAGTGGACCACGAGCGTGAAGGTACGCCGGGCCGGCGCCACGCAGCAGCCCACGAAGTCCCAGGCCTCCAGCTCGAACGTCCAGCTTCCCGCAGTGACCGGTGTGCCCGCGAGCACCACGGGCAGGCCCTGGAGGGACAGCCCCGGGGGCAGGGGGCCACTCGACGGCGTCAGCGTGAAGGCGTGCACCGGATCCACACGGGGGTCCCCGCCCACGGCGTCCAACGCCACGTGATACGGCACGCCCACGACCCCGTTCGGGAGGGAGTCGTTGAGGATCGTGATCGGCGTGCCGGTCGTAGCGGAGTCGACGCCCGTCCGGACGGTTCCACGGGCGTAGGTCAGCACCCATTCGAACCAATAGCGGCTGGAGGGTTCCAGGCCGCCGAGCTCGTGCTGGAACGCCGGCTGACTGCCCCCGGCAAACCCGCCGTAGCCGGCTCCGAAGGGGTACACCGTGCCGAGCGCGGGCGTGGGCCCGTACTCGAGACGGAGATCGAACATCCCGATGTTGCCGCCGACCTCGTCTCCGTGGAGTTCCACGAAGAAGCTGGTCGCGGTGATGGGGCTGTTCGAGGGGGGTCCCCACGTACGGCCGCTGAAGGTGCCGCCCAGCACCGTCACGGCGACGGAGGCCGTATCCGCCAGCCCGCCCGGATCGGTGGCCACCACCTCGATCGAATACGAGCCCGCCTCGTGCTCCTGCGGAGTCCAGGTCACGTCCGTTCCCGTGCCCAGGACACCGCCGAGCGGAGGATAGCCGCGCCAGCGCCATTCGATCTGCGCGCCGGCCAGAGGTCCGGTCTCCGGATCCAGCGCGTCCGCGCGCAGCCGGATCGGCGTGCCCACCGCGAAGGTCTCGTTCACGCCAGGCTGGAGGATCCGCACCGTGGGAGGCGCGGGGGGCGGGGGAGGAGGGGGTGCCGCGAGGATCTCGAGCTGCACGGGCAGATCACGGCCGGTCGCGGCGTCCGGGGCGCCCACGCGCACGACCGCCGTGTACAGGCCCGACGCGAGGCCCGACGTGTGCGCCCGCAGCGCCAGGGTGGTCGGCGTCCGCGATCCCTCGAGGCGCGCGTCGAGCCAGGGGACGGGAGCCACCGTCTCCACCACCAGCCCCTCGACCACCGCGTCGGGAAGGGTCGCGACGAGCACGTCGGCGGCGAGGGTGTCCGTGGAGCCGTCGGCCGTCTGCCACGTGATGGCTCCGGGGTGCAGCACGAGTGCCGGGCGCGGCTGCACCGCCACTGCGGTCGCGGCGCTCCATCGGCCCGGGCGTCCTGCGCTCGTGCGGCCTCGCACCCGTACGCGCCACGAGCCGCTCGAGTCGAAGGCCAGCGTCGCGGAGGGTCCGCTCACGGAGGAGGACCGCCCGTCGGCGAAGAGGCTGTCCCGACCCCAGACCCAGTCGTAGGTCCCGGCACCGGGGAGCGGGGGCACCGTGAACGAGGCCGAGCCCCCTTCCGTGGGCACGTCGGACGGGGTCGGTGCAGCCGGCACGAACGACGTCAGCACGAGCGTCACGTCGGTGGGGATGCCCGCCCCGACATCGACGTCGGTGCTGCCCAGCGCCCACACGGCGTCGTCCGCGTCCCAGGCCTCGGCGTGCACGGCGTAGCGTCCCGGTCGCAGCCCCGGCACCGTCGTGGCGGTGGCGCCGTCGAGCGGTCGCGTCCGGTCGGAAGGCCCCCGCAGCACCAGCTCCCCGCGGTCGGGCGCGATCGCACCGGTCTCGGCGGCCAGGCGGACGAGCAACGTCCCCGTGTCGGGGGCGGTGCTTCCACGGTCGCATGCGCCCAGCGTGGAGACGATCAGCGCCGCGGGGAGGGATCTGGAGCGCATGGACGTGTCCGGGGCCGGAGGAGTGCCAGACGAGAAGGCCTGCCTCAGTCTAACGCCTCCGTGCGACGGCGCCCGCGCGTCGCGAGGGTTCAGCTCGGGGCCGGCGGCTCCCCTTCCTCCAGCAGTACGGGAAGGCCGGTCCACGATGCCATCCAGGCAGAGAAGGCGCCCGGGGGTTGCGGGGGCGCGATGAGATTGCCCTGTACCGCGTCACACCCCAGCGCCCGCAGGCGGTCCAGCACCGGCGCCGTCTCCACGCCTTCCGCGACGACCCGCAGCCCGAAGTTGTGGGCCAGGTCGATCACGGCCTTCACGATGAACTCGTCGGTCCCGCGCTCGACGTCCACGATGAACGAGCGGTCGATCTTGAGGACGTCGATGGGGAGGCGCGACATGTAGGTGAGCGAGGAGTATCCGGTGCCGAAGTCGTCGAGCGCGATGCCGACGCCCATGCCGTGGACGCGCGCGAGGACCTCGCTGCCTCGGGTGGCATCGGCCATCAGCACCGTCTCCGTGATCTCGAACTGCAGCCAGTCCGGGCGTGCACCCGCATCGGCGAGGATCCGTGCGACCTGGTCGGGCAGGTCGTCCTCCAGGGAACGGGCGGACAGGTTGGCCGACAGGCGCAGCGGCAAGCCTGCGGCCCGCCAGGCTGCGCACTGGCGCAGGCCGGTTCGCAAGACCCAATTCGTCAGCTGCCGGATCGAGCCGGTCTGTTCCGCGATCTGGACGAAGCGCTCCGGCGCCAGCGGCCCATGTTGCGGGTGGGCCCACCGGGCGAGCGCTTCGACCCCCAGCACCGCTCCCGTGCGCAGGTCGACCAGCGGCTGGTAGTGGAGTTGCAGATCGTCGGAGGCGATCGCCTGCACCAGCTCGGCCCCCATCGAGAGCCGGAGCGGGCTGTGGCGATCCAGGTGCGGCGCATACACCGAGGCTCCGCTCCGTTGCTCCTTGGCCAGATACATCGCGACGTCGGCGCGTTGCAGCAGCGTGTCCGGTGAGGCGCCGTGCTGGGGATAGAGCACCACGCCGAGGCTGGCCCGCACCTCCAGGCGCTGGCCTTCCACGGCGATGGGAGGCTCCAACGCCTCGAGCAGCTTCCGGGCGACCACGTCCGGACCCTCCTGCGCGAGAGAGGGGAGGAGAAGCGCGAACTCGTCTCCGCCCAGGCGGGCCAGGGTGTCCGATTCCCGGAGCACGGCGCGTAGGCGGGTCGCCACCTGCTTGAGCACGAGATCCCCCGCGTGGTGTCCGAGGGTGTCGTTGATCTCCTTGAAGTGGTCCAGGTCGAGCACCATGAGCGCGAACGTGCGCTGCTCTCGCCGCGCGAGCGCGAGGGCCTGCTCGAGTCGGTTGCGGAACAGGGCCCGGTTGGGCAGGTCGGTCAGCTCGTCGTAGTAGGCCAGGTACTGGATGCGCTGCTCCATGTGCCGGCTCTGCTTGCGGACCGAAGCCTCCCGCAGCTCGCGCTCGATGGCGGGCACCAGGCGCCGCAGGTTTCCCTTCATCAGGTAGTCATGCGCGCCGCTCTTCATGGCGTCCACCGCGGTATCCTCCCCCAGGGTGCCGGACACGAAGATGAACGGCAGATCCAGCCCCCGAGCCGTCACCAGACGCAGGGCCTCGGTGCCCGTGAATCCCGGCATCGAGTAGTCGGCGATGATGAGATCCCAGGCCCGGCGATCCAGGGCGTGGACGAGACTGTCGGCCGAGAAGACGCGTTCCCAATCCACGTCGAACCCGCCCTTGCGCAGCTCCCGGATGACGAGCAGCGCATCGTTCTCGGAATCTTCGACCAGCAACAAACGGAGCGGTTGGGCCATGATGTCTAGATCGGCGGAGGCTCGTTGAGGGACAGCCAGTAGGCGGAGAGCTGTCGGATCACGTCCAGGAACTCGTCGAAGTCGACGGGCTTGCGGATGTAGCTGTTGGCGCCGGCGAGATAGCCTGAACGGCGATCCTCCTCTTCCCTGGAAGAGGTCAGGATGACGACCGGGAGCAGGCGGGTGCGGGTGTCCTGACGCAGGCGCCGCAGCACGTCGAGGCCACGGATCTTCGGCAGGTTGAGGTCGAGCAGGACCAGGGAAGGCAGGGGGGGCAGCGCCTCTTCGGGCTCCCGACCCGGCCCCAGCAGATACGCCAGGGCAGCGGCCCCGTCCCGGGCCACCGTGACTTCGGCGGTGATGGCGTTGCGACGCAGGGCCCTCATGGTGAGCTCCACGTCGTTGGGCTCATCCTCCACGAGGAGGATGCGCACTTCGTTCATCCGCGCCCTCCGCAATGCGAGGGGATGCCCGGGTCCTGGAGGGACGTCCGGAACGCTCGAAGAGGGGGGATCGGACGCTCGCAAGATAAGGCTACGCTCCGTTGGAAGCCAACGCGGTCGAAGGACGCATCGCGTCGTCCGAGCTCCCCGCCCCGGTCGGGAGCGTGAAGAAGAAGGTGGCGCCTACGTCCGGTTCTGCTTCCACCCAGATGCGCCCCCCGTGTCGGGCGACGATGCGGCTGACGGTGGCCAGGCCTACACCGGTGCCCGGAAACTCGGTATCGGGGTGCAGGCGCTGGAAGGCGCCGAAGACGCGATCGGCGTACGCCATGTCGAAGCCGACCCCGTTGTCGCGTACGAAGTAACGGTCGCCCTCGGTGGTCTCGACCACGCCGAATGCGATCCGTGCGGGGGAGCGCTCGGAGGAGAATTTCCAGGCGTTGCCGAGCAGGTTCTCGAGCGCGATGCGCAACAGGGGCGGGTCACCGAGCGCCTCCACCCCGGGTTGGATGTCCACGAGGACCTCCCGCGCGGGCTCGTCCTGGGCGAACGCTGCAGCGATCTCCATGGCCAGGCGACTCATGTCCACGACGTGCCGGTGCAGGGGCGTCCGCGTCACGCGCGCGAGGGCAAGGAGCGCGTCGATCAGTTCACCCATGCGCTGGGTGGAGGCCCGGATGCGGTGCAGGTGTTGCTGCGCCTCGGGGGGCAAGTCGCGGAGGTGATCCTCCAGGAGCGCCACGCTGAAGCCGTCGATGTGGCGCAGCGGCGCACGGAGGTCGTGGGAGACGGAGTACGAGAACCGCTCCAGCTCCCGGTTGGCCAGCTCCAGCTCGTTCGTTCGCTCCTGGACCCGCTGCTCCAGACGAGCATTGAGG encodes:
- a CDS encoding Ig domain-containing protein translates to MRSRSLPAALIVSTLGACDRGSTAPDTGTLLVRLAAETGAIAPDRGELVLRGPSDRTRPLDGATATTVPGLRPGRYAVHAEAWDADDAVWALGSTDVDVGAGIPTDVTLVLTSFVPAAPTPSDVPTEGGSASFTVPPLPGAGTYDWVWGRDSLFADGRSSSVSGPSATLAFDSSGSWRVRVRGRTSAGRPGRWSAATAVAVQPRPALVLHPGAITWQTADGSTDTLAADVLVATLPDAVVEGLVVETVAPVPWLDARLEGSRTPTTLALRAHTSGLASGLYTAVVRVGAPDAATGRDLPVQLEILAAPPPPPPPAPPTVRILQPGVNETFAVGTPIRLRADALDPETGPLAGAQIEWRWRGYPPLGGVLGTGTDVTWTPQEHEAGSYSIEVVATDPGGLADTASVAVTVLGGTFSGRTWGPPSNSPITATSFFVELHGDEVGGNIGMFDLRLEYGPTPALGTVYPFGAGYGGFAGGSQPAFQHELGGLEPSSRYWFEWVLTYARGTVRTGVDSATTGTPITILNDSLPNGVVGVPYHVALDAVGGDPRVDPVHAFTLTPSSGPLPPGLSLQGLPVVLAGTPVTAGSWTFELEAWDFVGCCVAPARRTFTLVVH
- a CDS encoding EAL domain-containing protein; its protein translation is MAQPLRLLLVEDSENDALLVIRELRKGGFDVDWERVFSADSLVHALDRRAWDLIIADYSMPGFTGTEALRLVTARGLDLPFIFVSGTLGEDTAVDAMKSGAHDYLMKGNLRRLVPAIERELREASVRKQSRHMEQRIQYLAYYDELTDLPNRALFRNRLEQALALARREQRTFALMVLDLDHFKEINDTLGHHAGDLVLKQVATRLRAVLRESDTLARLGGDEFALLLPSLAQEGPDVVARKLLEALEPPIAVEGQRLEVRASLGVVLYPQHGASPDTLLQRADVAMYLAKEQRSGASVYAPHLDRHSPLRLSMGAELVQAIASDDLQLHYQPLVDLRTGAVLGVEALARWAHPQHGPLAPERFVQIAEQTGSIRQLTNWVLRTGLRQCAAWRAAGLPLRLSANLSARSLEDDLPDQVARILADAGARPDWLQFEITETVLMADATRGSEVLARVHGMGVGIALDDFGTGYSSLTYMSRLPIDVLKIDRSFIVDVERGTDEFIVKAVIDLAHNFGLRVVAEGVETAPVLDRLRALGCDAVQGNLIAPPQPPGAFSAWMASWTGLPVLLEEGEPPAPS
- a CDS encoding response regulator translates to MNEVRILLVEDEPNDVELTMRALRRNAITAEVTVARDGAAALAYLLGPGREPEEALPPLPSLVLLDLNLPKIRGLDVLRRLRQDTRTRLLPVVILTSSREEEDRRSGYLAGANSYIRKPVDFDEFLDVIRQLSAYWLSLNEPPPI